In Metopolophium dirhodum isolate CAU chromosome 7, ASM1992520v1, whole genome shotgun sequence, one genomic interval encodes:
- the LOC132949195 gene encoding LOW QUALITY PROTEIN: THAP domain-containing protein 6-like (The sequence of the model RefSeq protein was modified relative to this genomic sequence to represent the inferred CDS: inserted 2 bases in 1 codon) — MSTRSGGSNCAIATCDLYSGKTKQIGMTDISFHRFPKDPDVQKIWTLKCKQXDSWNPSKSYICSKHFKSEDFVRDLKSELMGIKTVRRLKPGSVPTLNLPTCLSSETQRALEHRSRIKSKSLKESHDQLIATTLDTERMVSKVIFDEANNFANNDQNCNPNYEEMYNELSKVIKEHQNLKN; from the exons atgagTACCAGAAGTGGTGGTTCTAATTGTGCTATTGCAACGTGTGATTTGTATTCCggcaaaacaaaacaaattggaATGACTGATATTTCGTTTCAcag gtttCCAAAAGATCCTGATGTCCAGAAAATATGGACCCTAAAGTGTAAACA AGACTCCTGGAATCCCAGTAAATCTTACATTtgttctaaacattttaaatcagaAGACTTTGTTCGTGATTTAAAATCTGAACTTATGGGAATCAAAACTGTCAGAAGATTAAAACCTGGTTCTGTACCAACACTCAACCTTCCTACCTGTTTATCATCTGAAACACAGCGTGCTTTAGAACATAGAAGTAgaattaaatcaaaatcattaaaagag TCTCATGATCAGTTAATTGCCACTACTCTTGACACAGAGCGAATGGTATCCAAAGTAATATTTGATGAAGCTAACAATTTCGCTAACAATGACCAAAATTGTAATCCAAATTATGAAGAAATGTACAATGAGTTATCAAAAGTAATCAAAGaacatcaaaatttaaaaaattag